The following nucleotide sequence is from uncultured Draconibacterium sp..
ACACAAGTAGAACATTCGATTGAAAAAGGAAAACCCGATGTGGTAATAAGAGTTTCGCGTGATGCCTGCGGAACCTACGATTTTTACAAAGCAAAAGAGCTGATTGAAATGGGACGTTATTCGGCCAAAAATACACTTGACAAAGTAAAATTAAATGCCTGAAATATTAATTGTAAATAATGCCGAGCCAGGAATTCAGGAATTTGCAGCACCGATTGAACAACTGGTTCTGGAGGCCGGTTCTACGCCAATACTTATTGAATATGCTGCCTGTGCAAATACAAACCTAACGGAGTTTGATGGTATAATCTTAACCGGCTCTCCGCAAGGCGACGACATTGTTGAGCATCACGCTCCCTATTTTGAATGGATAAAATATTTTGAGAAACCGGTACTTGGTATTTGTGCCGGACACCATGTTACCGGTTATTTATACGAAGCAGAATTGTTGCGAAGCCAGGAACCGGAATCGGGCGACTTTGAGGTGGAGATCGTTAAGGCCGATCCGCTATTTAATAAACTGCCGCAAAAGTTTAAAGTGAGGCAAATGCACAACGACTCGATAACTTTGCCCAACGATTTTGAATTGCTGGTTACTTCGGCAAGCTGCAAAAACCAATTGATGAAACACAAAGACAAACCCTTATACACCTGCCAGTTTCACCCGGAGTTTTATAACCACAAGCTTATCTGGAATTTTATATCGCTTTGTAAGTAGTTCTCATAATAAGTCAGTTTTGTTTCAACTTATTTCAGGACGAGACATTTCAATAAAAAAAGCCATCCGCATAACACGAATGGCTTTCTGAATTGATTGATAATAAATTAAAATTATTTTTTAATGTCTTTGAACGTTGCTCCCTGCGAATGAACGGCATTTACTGCACGACCTGATGGATCGGCATTACCCTGAAATGAAGCATCCCACTCAATAGCAGCAGCAGTGCTACATGCAATTGAAGCCTCAGACGGCACGCATGCTGCAGCAGCATCAGAAGGGAAATGTTCGCTGTAGATTTCGCGGTATACATATTCTTCTTTGTTCCTTGGAGGATTAACAGGAAAACGATATTTTGCATTTTTCATCATTTCATCACTCACCTTATCTTCGGCAATTTGTTTCAGTGT
It contains:
- a CDS encoding gamma-glutamyl-gamma-aminobutyrate hydrolase family protein; amino-acid sequence: MPEILIVNNAEPGIQEFAAPIEQLVLEAGSTPILIEYAACANTNLTEFDGIILTGSPQGDDIVEHHAPYFEWIKYFEKPVLGICAGHHVTGYLYEAELLRSQEPESGDFEVEIVKADPLFNKLPQKFKVRQMHNDSITLPNDFELLVTSASCKNQLMKHKDKPLYTCQFHPEFYNHKLIWNFISLCK